CGTCTTCGGCGTGCCGTTGATGATTGGGCTGTTGCATTCCATCTTTGCGATAAAAGCCGCGTCATTCATGTTCATGTCCGATATTACATTGCCCGCATCCATCGCTATGGGGATCTACGTGCTTATTTATCTCATGTTCGCATTTTTGACGGTCGGGTATTACCGGAAAACGGTGAAGGCCGCGCTTTGATTGTTTCATATAGCGAGTCAACGGTGGTAAAGTCATTCGAATCGGTGGTAAAGTGCTGAGAATCGGTGATAACCCCCCGAGAATCGGTGATGAATCGCCCAAAGTCGGCGATAACCAATATTTACTGGCAGTATTCGATACTTTTTTTCCATAAATGGGTTGAAAAATGCCGAGTCGATGATAAAATAATCAAGTCAGAGTAATATGAAGCGCTTTCATGAAAAGTGGAAGTTAGCTTCTAGACCGTCTGAGCCCATGTTGGCTCAGCGGTTTTTCTGTTTTTGAAATGTGAGTTATTTGCGCGACTGGGTAAAGATAGTAAGTGAAATATGATGATGGAGAAGGAGTGGATAGTGTGGGCGTAGTGGAGTGGCTGGTGGGACCGGCGAATGATTTTATTTGGACATATATATTGATTGGGCTTTTATTGCTCATTGGTCTTTATTTTACGATAAGAACGAAATTTGTCCAATTTCGTTTATTTGGAGAGATGTTCAGACTCATTTTCGAGAAAAGAGAAGGCAACCGTGGCGTGTCAGCGTTCCAGGCGTTTACAATTAGTGCGGCGTCCCGGGTCGGTACAGGGAACGTAACTGGCGTAGCGCTTGCCATCGGGATTGGCGGACCGGGCGCGGTCTTCTGGATGTGGGTCATTGCCATTATCGGCATGGCGACGGCATTCATTGAAAGTGCGCTTGCGCAAGTGTATAAAGTTCGGGACGGCGACACATTCCGCGGAGGGCCTGCCTATTACATGGAGAAGGCGCTAGGCCTTCGGAAGCTTGGAATCGTTTTCGCGATTCTCCTAACGATGTGTTTCGGTTTTATTTTTAATTCGGTTCAGTCAAATACGATCAGCCAGTCATTCCATGATGTATTCAATCTACCCTATTGGGTGGTCGGTCTACTACTTGTCATATTGACGGCAATTATCATTTTCGGCGGCGTGCAAAGGATTGTCAAAGTGACGCAAGCAATTGTCCCAATCATGGCGGTGTTTTACTTGCTGATTGCGCTGTACGTTGTCGCTATTAATATTACGGAAGTTCCTGCCATGATTGCCCTCATTTTTGAGCATGCTTTTGGAATTAAGGAAATGGCTGGCGGCGGTATCGGGGCTGCCATGATGCAAGGTATCCGACGTGGTCTGTTCTCAAATGAAGCTGGTATGGGGAGTGTGCCGAACGCTGCGGCGACGGCGAGTGCGACGCATCCGGCGAAGCAAGGGCTTGTTCAAAGTCTTGGCGTATTTTTCGATACGATCATCATTTGTTCTGCGACAGCTTTTATCATCCTCCTTGCAGGACTTTATGACAAAGGGGAAGAGAGCGGAATTTTGCTGACGCAATCCTCGATGGCCGTTCACGTCGGTTCTTGGGCGCCTTATTTCGTCGCGATTGCGATCATGTTCTTCGCATTCAGCTCAATCGTCGGGAATTACTATTACGGTGAAACAAATATTGAATTCATCAACACGCATAAATCGTGGATGACGGTCTACCGAATTGCGGTGCTCGGCATGGTCATGTTCGGTGCGCTCGCAAAAGTGGATATCGTCTGGAGCATGGCAGACCTGTTTATGGGCTTGATGGCAATTATAAATCTCCTCGTCATCTTGGCACTTGGAAAAGTCGCATTCCGCGTTTTGGATGATTACACGAAACAGCGGAAACAAGGGAAGAATCCTGTGTTTAAAGCGGATTCTAGTCTGAAAGGTGCCGACTGTTGGAGGGAAGAATAAATAAAAGCAATCGTCCTACCAGTGAATGGTGGGACGATTGCTTTTTTATTGAGTTTACATTTCCTCGGGCGCCTTCATGCCGAGTAGACGCAAAGATTCCTTCAAAACGATGACGACACATTCCGTTAGCGCAATCCGGTATGCTTTGTTTGTGGAGTCGGAAAGGACTTGCACATTCCCGTAAAACGAGTTGAACGCTTGGGCAAGGTCGACCGCATATTTTGCGATGACGGAAGGGTCCAGTTCTTCGGCCGCCCGTTTGACGGAGTGCGGAAATTGTTCGAGCAGCTTGATCGTTTCCCATTCGTGATCATTCACTTCGTTAATCGCGAACGAGTTCGTTGCCCCCGCCTTCCGCAAGATGGAGTTTGCCCGCGCATGCGCATATTGGACGTACGGCCCGGTTTCTCCTTCTGTCTGGAGCATCGTTTCAAGATCGAATTCGATATCATGTTTCCGATGCTGCTTCAAGTCGCTGAAGAGGATGGCGCCGACACCGACACCTTCTGCCACTTCAGATTTATTGGCAAGCATCGGGTTTTTTTCTTCGATATTTTTCTGTGCAAGTTCGATAGCTTCCTTCAATACTTCCTCGAGCAAGACAATCTTTCCTTTACGCGTTGACATCTTCTTTCCGCCCTGCAAGATAAGCCCGAACGGTACGTGCACGATGTCGCTTGCCCAGTCATGCCCCATTTTGCCAAGCACTTGTTTCACTTGCGTAAAGTGGAGGCTTTGTTCATTCCCAACAACGTAGATGGATTTGACGAAGTCGTAATTGGTTTTGCGATCAATGGCAGCTGCCAAATCCCGCGTCGCATATAAAGTAGCTCCATCTGATTTTTTAATCAAACATGGCGGCATGCCTTCTTCAAGCTCCACAACCATGGCCCCGTCGGATTCGACCAATAGGCCTTTATCTTCGAGTTCTTGAACGATTGGCTCCATTTTGTCGTTGTAGTACGCTTCGCCGTTATAGGAATCGAAAGTGACCCCTAGTAGATCGTAAATTCGCTGGAATTCCTGCAACGACTCGGTTTTGAACCATTCCCACAGGGCTAGTGCGTCTGCATCGCCGTCCTCAAGCGCTTTGAATGCCGCCCGACCTTCATCATTTAAAGTTGGATCCAGCTCGGCTTCTTCATGGAAACGGATATACAGCTTCAGCAATGTCTTGATTGGCTCTTGACGGACATCCTCCTCGTTGCCCCACTTCCGGTACGCGGTTAGGAGCTTCCCGAATTGCGTGCCCCAATCACCGATGTAATTGATTTTCATCGTTTTGTAGCCGTTTTTTTCGAGCAAGTAAGCGATAGAATTTCCGATGACCGTGGAGCGGAGATGCCCCATGGAAAACGGTTTTGCGATGTTCGGGGAGGATAGATCGATCGTCACCACTCCGTCGTTGCCTTCGTTGGATGAGCCGTAGTTGACGGATTTGTCTAGGATTATACGCAGGATATCATCAGTGATAGCAGTACGGTTCAGGAAAATATTCACGTACCCATTGACGGCTTCTGTTTTTCGGATGGATGGATGTGTAAGCGAACCGGCAATTTCTTCCGCAATGGCGACGGGTGATTTCCGTAAAGCCTTCGCGAACGGAAAGCAAGGCAATGCAAAATCGCCTAGCTTTGAATTTGCCGGCCGCTCCAGCATATGTTCCTCTAATGGAACCGGGCTGACTGTCTGTAAAGCTTGCAAAATATCCATTTTCATTCTCACGAACCCCTTTTTAGGTAAAATAAAAAGCCTTCATCTCAATAAATGAGACGAAAGCTTGTTCCGCGGTACCACTCAAATTGCCCCTGTCAGTATGGATAGAGGCCTCTTTCTCCTAACGGCGAGACACCGGCTTCTCCTACTTCATTCAGAAAAGCATCTCCGAAGTGCGCTTCATGAATCCACTCCACCAGGCTCCCACCAATCCCGGCTCGCTTTGGAAGTAAAGACTCAGTACTCTCTTCGTCATTGATATTGTAGTTGAATGTATCAAATCAGTGATTGGCTGTCAATGGGCAATTGGCGTAACTTTCACACGAATCATCCGTCTAACTTAATGAGTAGGAGGTTTTGGAATGAAAAACAAATTACTAGTTCTGTTTGCCAGTGCATTACTGCTAGGAGGATGTGGAACTGGCCCATCCTCTAAAAATGTTGCGGTTGATGATAGTGATAGTGGATGGAAGTCGTTGAAAACAGTGAGCGGACGAGAAATCATTGCTGAATTGAAGCAAACCGTTGAAGAGACACCTCAGCGGGACGAGAGGGCGACTATTGAAACGCCCCCTGAGTTTGAGGAGCCTACGAAAGAAACGGTGGAGGATTTGAATGTCAAAGCAATTGAAGGGCCCGCTGTCTTCCAGGCGGTGGAAAAAGTTTACGGCGAAGGTGGCATTCATCATGATGGCGTCATCTTCTTCGAACTTCAGACGAAGGGTGCTGGGCAATCCGGCGTGTGGATCGGGTTAAAGGAGCCGGATGAACGCGTCCAGCAGTTGATTGATCTGCTGCAGCCGAAAGTGGATGCGGGTGAGATCTTAGCGGAACCGATTTATATATTCCGCAGCCCGCATACGGAAAAGGAGCTTTACGAATTGCAGGATGAAGTCGCTGAAGCATTGAAAGGACTAGAATCGGAACGGGGATCATTCGGTCTGTACGTCGATGTCATCACAGGCAATATTGAAATCACCCATGATTTCCTGAAACCGGAGCAGCAAGAGAAGCTACGGGAGCAGTTCGCCGACCATACGATCAATATCGAGCAAGATGGAAGGATGGTCCCGGAGCCGGGGGAATCAACCATTATTGCACCTGAACAAACATATACAGATACACCTGTTGCGGAAGGTGGATTCATATTGGAGGCGGGGGATGGGAGAATTTTTGTGGCAGGTGGAACGGAAAGTGTTGTGTTTTACAAATTCCCGGAAGCCGACAAGCTGAAAGCCGGCCAACGTGTGAATGTGGAACGATCAGGTCCAATTCTTGAATCGTATCCTGGACAAGGGACCGCGAAGTTTGTAGAAGTCTTGCCGGATTATAAGCCGGCGGGTGCGAAGCTTTCCGAGTCGCAGGCTGTCGCGAAAGCATTAGAAGTGGCGGGTGAGAGATTGTCGAACGGATATGTTGTCATCGAAGAAGTTTCATTTGATGAGAATGAAAAGAAGTGGGTATTCAAGCTCCTGCCGGATGATGGTGAAGGGATATTGGAAGTTGCAGATCAATAGAAGTTTGGGCACAACCGTCACTTGTGGCGGTTGTTTTTTAATGGGGAATATTGGTCAAACGGGGATAAATTCTACTTGACCGATGATAACCCGCTTCCGAACGGTGATAAAGTTCGTTTAAGCGGTGATAAACTCCGTCAGAGCGGTGATAAACGGTTTTGGAGGTGAAAATTACTTTAGAAAAGCAGAAATTCATTCCAAAACAACTCCAATTGTCGTCAAACGGTGGTAAATTTGCGAGAGTCGGTGGTAACAGCCCAAGAGTCGGTGATAAACCATGGCAAGTCGGTGATAAACCATTTTGCGCTGCAAGAAAAGAATCTTTCCTGGTTTCCAGCCATTTGGCGTAACGTTAACGTGAATCGTCCGTCTAATTTGTTGATTGGGAGGTTTTGGAATGAAATATAGTGTGTCACTGATAATGGTAAGTGCTGCTTTATTGCTAGGAGGATGTGGAACGGCTGGCACGGATGCATCCTCGATAAATGGGACGGTTGTGGAGAGCGGGAAGAAGTCGGTGA
The sequence above is drawn from the Sporosarcina luteola genome and encodes:
- a CDS encoding alanine/glycine:cation symporter family protein, which gives rise to MGVVEWLVGPANDFIWTYILIGLLLLIGLYFTIRTKFVQFRLFGEMFRLIFEKREGNRGVSAFQAFTISAASRVGTGNVTGVALAIGIGGPGAVFWMWVIAIIGMATAFIESALAQVYKVRDGDTFRGGPAYYMEKALGLRKLGIVFAILLTMCFGFIFNSVQSNTISQSFHDVFNLPYWVVGLLLVILTAIIIFGGVQRIVKVTQAIVPIMAVFYLLIALYVVAINITEVPAMIALIFEHAFGIKEMAGGGIGAAMMQGIRRGLFSNEAGMGSVPNAAATASATHPAKQGLVQSLGVFFDTIIICSATAFIILLAGLYDKGEESGILLTQSSMAVHVGSWAPYFVAIAIMFFAFSSIVGNYYYGETNIEFINTHKSWMTVYRIAVLGMVMFGALAKVDIVWSMADLFMGLMAIINLLVILALGKVAFRVLDDYTKQRKQGKNPVFKADSSLKGADCWREE
- a CDS encoding DUF3221 domain-containing protein — protein: MKNKLLVLFASALLLGGCGTGPSSKNVAVDDSDSGWKSLKTVSGREIIAELKQTVEETPQRDERATIETPPEFEEPTKETVEDLNVKAIEGPAVFQAVEKVYGEGGIHHDGVIFFELQTKGAGQSGVWIGLKEPDERVQQLIDLLQPKVDAGEILAEPIYIFRSPHTEKELYELQDEVAEALKGLESERGSFGLYVDVITGNIEITHDFLKPEQQEKLREQFADHTINIEQDGRMVPEPGESTIIAPEQTYTDTPVAEGGFILEAGDGRIFVAGGTESVVFYKFPEADKLKAGQRVNVERSGPILESYPGQGTAKFVEVLPDYKPAGAKLSESQAVAKALEVAGERLSNGYVVIEEVSFDENEKKWVFKLLPDDGEGILEVADQ
- the argS gene encoding arginine--tRNA ligase — translated: MKMDILQALQTVSPVPLEEHMLERPANSKLGDFALPCFPFAKALRKSPVAIAEEIAGSLTHPSIRKTEAVNGYVNIFLNRTAITDDILRIILDKSVNYGSSNEGNDGVVTIDLSSPNIAKPFSMGHLRSTVIGNSIAYLLEKNGYKTMKINYIGDWGTQFGKLLTAYRKWGNEEDVRQEPIKTLLKLYIRFHEEAELDPTLNDEGRAAFKALEDGDADALALWEWFKTESLQEFQRIYDLLGVTFDSYNGEAYYNDKMEPIVQELEDKGLLVESDGAMVVELEEGMPPCLIKKSDGATLYATRDLAAAIDRKTNYDFVKSIYVVGNEQSLHFTQVKQVLGKMGHDWASDIVHVPFGLILQGGKKMSTRKGKIVLLEEVLKEAIELAQKNIEEKNPMLANKSEVAEGVGVGAILFSDLKQHRKHDIEFDLETMLQTEGETGPYVQYAHARANSILRKAGATNSFAINEVNDHEWETIKLLEQFPHSVKRAAEELDPSVIAKYAVDLAQAFNSFYGNVQVLSDSTNKAYRIALTECVVIVLKESLRLLGMKAPEEM